In the genome of Candidatus Eisenbacteria bacterium, one region contains:
- a CDS encoding dodecin family protein: MSIVKVIEVIAGSPDGWAEAGQQAVTDASKTVKNIKHFYVENMTAVVENNKIVEYRINGNISFIVG; the protein is encoded by the coding sequence ATAAGTATTGTAAAAGTTATCGAGGTAATCGCGGGATCGCCCGATGGATGGGCCGAAGCAGGACAGCAAGCGGTTACTGATGCGTCGAAAACCGTTAAGAATATCAAGCACTTCTATGTGGAAAATATGACCGCCGTGGTTGAGAACAACAAGATTGTCGAATATCGGATCAACGGCAATATCTCCTTCATCGTAGGCTAA